A window of Sphingobacterium sp. SRCM116780 contains these coding sequences:
- a CDS encoding MauE/DoxX family redox-associated membrane protein, with protein sequence MKNTKTIGEAIVFLLVLMWVYTFVSKAIDFDTFKRQITGSYLISGTGRMLPYILQAVHAVIVVLLMVKAWRKAGLITSISLLVLYTGYLLYILKFAPSVPCTCIALLRGMTWENQLVVNLIVLPLNIIGLIIFSFNRPPHSTIQTTDH encoded by the coding sequence ATGAAAAATACAAAGACGATAGGTGAAGCTATAGTGTTCTTGCTCGTTCTTATGTGGGTATACACATTTGTAAGTAAGGCAATTGATTTTGATACTTTTAAACGGCAGATCACTGGTTCATACCTGATCTCTGGTACTGGCCGGATGCTGCCCTATATTCTGCAAGCAGTTCATGCCGTCATTGTAGTCCTGCTTATGGTTAAAGCTTGGAGAAAAGCGGGTCTGATAACTTCCATCTCACTCCTTGTTCTTTATACTGGGTATCTTCTATATATCCTAAAGTTTGCCCCATCAGTTCCATGTACCTGCATTGCTTTATTGAGGGGAATGACCTGGGAAAACCAGCTTGTAGTAAATCTGATAGTGTTACCGCTAAATATAATTGGTCTGATCATATTTTCGTTTAACCGACCGCCACACAGTACTATTCAGACCACTGACCACTAA
- a CDS encoding FecR family protein: MFKGLEIVPLLKKYIRGLELSIAEKEAVEEWIAESDSNRATFQYLTDDYLLAFDLLEFEESNSTTEQQLEKFNKLVEDPKPSRIWLHLVSAAAVLFIISISVWIYRYYQSNKIIDSEVVIGNLSEDILPGTDKAALTFEDGKVIELIGDKKTIKVDDQGTSYLDGTSISTNKVQYATLTTPRQGQYKVTLPDGTKVWLNAESSLKYPTKFSSAKRYVELKGEGYFEVAHDRTKPFIVASNGQQVKVLGTKFNINSYDNEASLLTTLVSGSVELSSLQSKEFVKLKPGEQANLVNDGFDIKSVDTEPFTAWTKNEFQFNGANLQEVLRQLERWYDIHVDYSHIPKDIVVYATISRDKKLSTVLYSLEKISSLKFQLNKGRRLEINE; the protein is encoded by the coding sequence ATGTTCAAAGGATTGGAGATAGTTCCGCTACTTAAAAAGTATATAAGAGGATTGGAACTTTCGATAGCAGAAAAAGAAGCTGTCGAAGAATGGATTGCGGAAAGTGATTCAAACAGGGCGACTTTTCAATATTTAACAGATGACTATCTTCTGGCTTTTGATCTGCTGGAATTTGAAGAATCAAATTCCACTACCGAACAGCAACTGGAAAAATTCAATAAACTTGTTGAAGATCCCAAGCCATCCCGGATCTGGTTACATTTAGTTTCTGCAGCTGCAGTGCTTTTCATTATTTCCATTTCTGTATGGATTTACAGATACTACCAATCAAATAAAATCATAGACAGCGAAGTCGTTATAGGTAACTTATCCGAAGATATCTTACCGGGTACTGATAAGGCCGCGCTGACTTTTGAAGACGGTAAAGTCATTGAGCTGATCGGAGATAAGAAAACCATAAAAGTAGACGACCAAGGAACCTCATATTTGGACGGCACTTCAATTTCTACCAATAAAGTACAGTATGCTACGCTTACAACACCACGCCAGGGACAGTACAAAGTAACCTTACCGGATGGTACTAAAGTTTGGCTCAATGCCGAGTCTTCATTAAAGTATCCTACCAAGTTTTCATCAGCCAAAAGATATGTGGAATTGAAGGGAGAGGGTTACTTTGAGGTTGCTCATGACAGGACAAAACCTTTCATTGTAGCTTCCAATGGTCAGCAAGTGAAGGTTCTAGGAACAAAATTCAATATCAATTCATATGACAATGAAGCCAGTTTGCTGACCACTTTAGTTAGTGGAAGTGTTGAGCTGAGCAGTTTACAAAGTAAGGAATTTGTGAAACTAAAACCAGGAGAGCAGGCAAATCTGGTAAATGATGGTTTTGATATCAAGTCAGTTGATACCGAGCCTTTTACTGCGTGGACTAAGAACGAATTTCAGTTTAATGGAGCTAATTTACAGGAGGTGCTACGACAGCTCGAACGCTGGTATGATATACATGTAGATTACAGCCACATTCCCAAAGATATAGTCGTATATGCAACAATCAGTAGAGATAAGAAACTATCCACAGTCCTATATTCACTGGAAAAGATAAGCAGTCTAAAGTTTCAACTAAACAAAGGAAGGAGGCTAGAGATCAACGAGTAA
- a CDS encoding helix-turn-helix domain-containing protein, which yields MSTIGTKLARLRKQRGYSQEEVAAHLKVSQPAYHKWEAESSRPTNENLAKICDFYNIDMEELLDENRSVFSHNTISNATILNPTNSTISNINMNSPELLQTLVNNQQEISKLIDMQGKLINELIKK from the coding sequence ATGTCTACAATTGGAACTAAACTAGCAAGATTACGTAAGCAGAGAGGTTACTCGCAGGAGGAAGTTGCAGCTCATTTAAAAGTTTCACAGCCAGCATACCATAAATGGGAAGCAGAATCAAGTCGGCCTACCAATGAAAATCTGGCAAAAATTTGCGATTTTTATAACATTGATATGGAGGAATTACTAGACGAGAACCGTTCTGTTTTTTCACATAACACGATTAGTAATGCAACTATTTTAAATCCTACCAATTCAACAATTTCAAATATTAACATGAATTCCCCGGAGCTTTTGCAAACGTTAGTCAATAATCAGCAGGAAATTTCCAAATTAATTGACATGCAGGGCAAGCTCATTAATGAGCTCATAAAAAAATAG
- a CDS encoding SusC/RagA family TonB-linked outer membrane protein, whose product MPKIIVCAALVTITTSLHAQTINLSLRKASLSTALNEVHKQSKLDFVYNNDLLKKAGLITTSGRNLTIEKAMHMILAEQPITFEISNGIIILKEKNNSDKKQIPSAQKKEGLKGNIIDEKGNPMAGATIHVQGGNFVTNSDVDGNFELPYEYLESELQITFLGYSPLTVSAKSIDRIRLITNSNLINEVSVVASGYQSIPKERATGSFSKVDNETFNRQVSTDVISRLKGIAPSILFDERSGSPKLTIRGQATIFGNDQPLIVVDNFPYEGDINNINPNDIEDIDILKDAAAASIWGARAGNGVIVIKTKKGRSDQTMNIGLTSNLTIGQKPDLKYLTKINSTDFIDIEKMLFEKGFYNTIISNTAANRPYSPVVSILSDQKDGLINEQQANAQIDALRGHDLRNDMNTYLYQLSVKQQHALNFSGGTNKYMYYFSAGFDKNQNAEKGNGFSRVSLNSNQIFRPFDKLEISAGLSYTQNRQSTSNVVSMLSNMGQEMMYPYARLVDDDGNPVVIIKDHSNLLKQKALNEGLLNWDFIPLNELEYQDNTSKESEMRVNAAIKYTIVPSLSAEARFQYENESGKFGNYYDQNSYYMRNQINLYTTFANAVMTRNIPLGGMLDKTNTELGALNGRFQLNYDQKWNKHQVNAIGGFELRETKTNGIANRLYGFDPSIGSNIIVDYLTQFEQYGKGVTVSIPPLSDYSETLDRMRSYYMNAAYNYDLRYVFSASARIDQSNLFGVKTNQKSVPLWSIGGKWNIGKESFYHIDWLPDLSIRSTYGYSGNIDRKLTAYTTAMVSMNYTNYLPAAYLLNPPNKNLRWEKNAMWNIAVDFSSKDHRVAGSFEYFNRNGTDLIGNGVIDPTTGFPSYRGNLADMTGRGIDIELNSINIQSKDFSWLTNVIFSYAKDKVTKYQRTVAINDFLNDNSLYRNPTTYTPVVGKSLFSIYSYPWAGLDPETGQGRGYLNGQPSTEYSKITASLAADPANNLIYNGNALPPYFGALRNTFNYCGVELSFNITFRFGYYFRHNSIMYSALYSDYGIHGDYYQRWQHPGDELKTNVPALIYPANNLADEYYKSSEILVSKGDHIRLQDVRMSYTFGQKALNNFKMKNLQVFALANNLGILWKANKANLDPDFPISKLTRSLTIGLNCNF is encoded by the coding sequence ATGCCCAAGATCATTGTATGTGCTGCACTGGTTACAATTACGACTAGTTTACATGCGCAGACCATCAATCTTTCACTTAGGAAAGCATCACTATCCACTGCGCTGAACGAAGTACACAAGCAGTCTAAATTGGATTTTGTCTACAATAATGATTTATTAAAAAAGGCCGGACTGATCACAACCTCGGGTAGGAATCTTACGATTGAGAAAGCGATGCATATGATCTTAGCGGAGCAACCGATAACCTTTGAGATCAGCAACGGCATAATAATTCTCAAAGAAAAAAATAATTCCGATAAAAAACAGATACCATCCGCCCAAAAAAAAGAAGGCCTCAAGGGTAACATCATAGACGAAAAAGGTAATCCGATGGCAGGGGCAACGATCCATGTCCAAGGAGGTAATTTTGTTACCAATTCGGATGTAGACGGCAATTTTGAATTGCCGTACGAATATTTGGAGTCTGAGCTACAAATCACATTTCTAGGCTATTCACCCCTTACTGTATCAGCGAAATCTATCGATCGCATTCGGCTTATCACTAATAGCAATCTAATAAATGAGGTATCTGTTGTCGCTAGTGGTTATCAATCCATTCCAAAAGAAAGAGCAACGGGGTCTTTTTCCAAAGTGGATAACGAGACCTTTAACAGACAAGTTTCAACCGATGTTATCAGTAGACTGAAAGGGATAGCGCCATCTATATTATTTGATGAGCGTTCGGGAAGTCCTAAACTTACGATCAGGGGTCAGGCCACGATATTTGGTAATGATCAACCTTTAATTGTTGTTGATAACTTTCCTTATGAGGGTGATATCAATAATATCAATCCGAACGATATTGAGGATATTGATATATTAAAAGATGCGGCGGCCGCTTCAATATGGGGCGCAAGAGCTGGCAATGGAGTGATCGTCATTAAGACTAAAAAAGGACGATCAGATCAGACCATGAATATTGGATTAACGTCTAATCTAACGATTGGTCAAAAACCTGATCTGAAGTATCTGACGAAAATCAATTCAACAGATTTCATTGACATTGAAAAAATGTTGTTCGAAAAGGGATTCTATAACACTATAATTAGTAATACTGCTGCAAACAGACCCTATTCGCCAGTTGTAAGTATTCTCAGCGATCAGAAAGATGGGCTTATCAATGAGCAGCAAGCTAACGCGCAAATAGATGCATTGCGGGGGCATGATCTCAGAAATGATATGAATACATATTTATACCAACTGAGTGTGAAACAACAACATGCTCTGAATTTTAGTGGCGGTACAAATAAGTACATGTATTATTTTTCTGCGGGATTTGATAAAAACCAAAATGCAGAAAAAGGGAATGGATTCAGCCGTGTGAGCCTTAACAGTAATCAGATATTCCGTCCCTTTGATAAATTAGAAATCTCCGCAGGGTTGAGCTATACCCAAAATAGACAATCAACCTCCAATGTAGTTTCCATGCTTTCCAATATGGGGCAGGAGATGATGTATCCATATGCTAGACTTGTTGATGATGATGGAAATCCTGTAGTTATTATTAAAGATCACAGCAACTTATTAAAACAGAAGGCACTGAATGAAGGACTACTCAATTGGGATTTTATACCGCTTAATGAACTAGAATATCAGGACAATACAAGTAAGGAATCTGAGATGCGGGTGAATGCTGCCATTAAGTACACTATAGTACCATCTTTATCTGCCGAAGCCAGATTTCAATACGAAAATGAAAGTGGCAAATTCGGCAACTACTATGACCAAAATAGCTATTATATGCGTAACCAGATCAATTTGTACACAACCTTTGCCAATGCGGTGATGACGCGCAATATACCTTTAGGTGGCATGTTAGATAAAACAAACACCGAACTTGGGGCACTTAATGGACGGTTCCAGTTGAATTATGACCAAAAGTGGAACAAACATCAGGTCAATGCAATTGGAGGTTTTGAACTAAGGGAAACAAAAACAAACGGAATAGCAAATCGACTCTACGGTTTTGATCCTAGTATTGGTTCTAATATTATTGTCGATTATTTAACCCAATTTGAACAGTATGGTAAAGGTGTAACAGTATCAATACCTCCATTAAGTGATTATTCAGAGACATTAGATAGAATGCGATCTTACTACATGAATGCTGCATATAACTATGATTTAAGATATGTATTTTCGGCTAGTGCCCGTATCGATCAGTCCAATTTGTTTGGTGTTAAGACAAATCAAAAATCTGTTCCTCTTTGGTCGATAGGAGGTAAATGGAATATTGGTAAAGAATCGTTTTATCATATTGACTGGCTACCTGATCTAAGCATAAGATCAACCTATGGATATAGTGGAAATATAGATCGAAAACTGACGGCATATACCACAGCAATGGTGAGTATGAACTATACAAACTACCTCCCGGCGGCATATTTACTTAACCCTCCCAATAAAAACTTAAGATGGGAAAAAAATGCTATGTGGAATATAGCGGTAGATTTTAGTTCCAAAGATCATAGAGTAGCAGGTAGTTTTGAATACTTCAATCGCAACGGAACTGATCTGATCGGAAATGGAGTAATAGATCCAACTACAGGTTTTCCATCATATCGAGGAAACCTTGCGGATATGACTGGCAGGGGAATCGACATAGAACTCAATTCGATAAACATACAATCCAAAGATTTTTCTTGGTTGACAAATGTTATTTTTTCATACGCAAAAGATAAGGTAACCAAATATCAACGAACAGTTGCTATCAATGATTTTTTAAATGACAATAGTCTTTACCGAAATCCAACAACCTATACCCCGGTTGTTGGAAAATCTTTATTTAGCATTTATTCTTATCCCTGGGCTGGCCTTGATCCAGAAACTGGCCAAGGGCGAGGATATTTGAATGGACAACCTTCAACTGAGTATTCAAAGATTACAGCCTCCCTAGCAGCTGATCCTGCAAATAATCTGATATATAATGGAAATGCTTTACCTCCTTATTTTGGTGCACTTCGCAATACATTCAATTACTGCGGCGTAGAACTTTCATTCAACATTACCTTTCGCTTCGGATATTATTTTAGACATAATTCTATTATGTATTCGGCTTTGTACAGCGATTATGGAATTCATGGTGACTATTACCAAAGATGGCAACATCCAGGTGATGAACTTAAGACAAATGTTCCCGCTTTGATTTACCCTGCAAATAATCTTGCTGACGAGTATTATAAGAGTTCAGAAATCTTAGTTTCGAAAGGTGACCATATTAGATTGCAGGATGTGAGGATGTCATATACATTTGGTCAAAAAGCTTTAAATAATTTCAAGATGAAAAACCTGCAAGTATTTGCCCTGGCAAATAATCTGGGAATTCTGTGGAAAGCAAATAAAGCCAATTTAGACCCAGATTTTCCAATAAGCAAACTAACCAGAAGTTTGACCATTGGCCTCAATTGTAACTTTTAA
- a CDS encoding RNA polymerase sigma factor produces the protein MTSRYVIEEEALLIKFQSGDRRALDKIFRIYHPALLFFANRLLINCDSANSQEVVLDTFFKVFERRESFVSFAGLKAFLYLSTKNACLNVIEKEKVRLKRLNKYTQDFEEFDDENILSRIVQTEVLRELRYAIELLPEQCRNVMQKLMEGKTAKEIAEELDITVSTVNSQKSRAVFLLKKSLSSSGMVFLLYYL, from the coding sequence ATGACATCCAGATATGTGATCGAAGAAGAGGCACTGCTAATTAAATTTCAAAGCGGTGACAGGAGGGCATTGGATAAAATTTTTCGAATATATCATCCAGCCTTGCTTTTCTTTGCCAATAGACTTCTTATTAATTGTGACTCTGCAAATTCGCAGGAAGTGGTACTCGATACATTCTTTAAAGTATTCGAGCGAAGAGAATCATTTGTTTCTTTTGCCGGTCTAAAAGCATTTCTATACTTATCAACAAAGAATGCGTGTCTGAACGTTATAGAAAAAGAGAAAGTTAGATTAAAAAGACTTAATAAGTATACGCAAGATTTTGAAGAGTTTGACGATGAGAATATATTAAGCCGCATTGTACAAACTGAGGTGCTTCGGGAATTGCGTTATGCCATAGAGCTTTTACCAGAACAGTGCAGAAACGTAATGCAGAAATTAATGGAAGGAAAGACCGCTAAAGAGATCGCAGAAGAGCTTGATATCACTGTCAGTACGGTCAATAGCCAGAAATCAAGAGCGGTTTTTTTATTGAAAAAATCCCTCTCCAGCAGCGGTATGGTATTTCTTTTATACTATTTGTAA
- a CDS encoding T9SS type A sorting domain-containing protein, translating to MKQNYFGALLSLCPILIISAQEVLWQKDIKSSTQDFLSQITTTVDQQYLITGSSIQSSKSQTTEKKQNNGYDFHLVKLNQQGEQVWEKYLSGQNHDYLSSSIATQEGGFLISGTSYSNQGLDKKEDSKGGSDIWMIRINEFGDEMWQKTLGGSSDEEARAVVQTTDLGFFITGNVQNSTKGYGSKDALIIKLDKDGKELSQLILGGKGLDEVEKMIPTKDGGVLVGIYSRSTIGGSKKTENFGEGDYWIIKLNKEGKVEWEKNYGGKGDDHLRTLALTSNGYIIGGESRSERSGNKTVGIEEGTDLWLISLNERGEEIWQKSFNFKNRDVLMGMSVLHSADDKSSKGILLGGYTQAEGRVESDDETFWMLYIDQQGNEIWRKYVKGESRKREERLSDIKLNRDGSIILVGTSAEELGKENWKIIKLGDSQIDQLIVKQDIKIYPNPVTDYAYVETGFEFKEADITLYDMGGRQLQNFKTKNKVTKINTQNLIQGVYLIAIKTDTNETANVKLIKK from the coding sequence ATGAAACAAAATTATTTTGGCGCACTTCTTAGTTTGTGCCCTATACTTATTATTTCTGCCCAGGAAGTACTCTGGCAGAAAGATATTAAATCCAGTACTCAGGATTTTTTAAGTCAAATAACCACAACTGTGGATCAACAGTATCTAATTACTGGCAGTTCCATTCAGTCTTCAAAGTCACAGACAACTGAAAAAAAACAAAACAATGGTTACGATTTTCATTTAGTAAAACTTAACCAGCAAGGGGAACAAGTCTGGGAAAAATACTTATCAGGTCAGAATCATGATTACTTATCCTCCTCTATAGCGACCCAAGAGGGCGGTTTTTTGATCTCAGGAACTTCATATTCAAACCAGGGGCTTGATAAAAAAGAAGATTCCAAAGGTGGTTCTGACATCTGGATGATCCGGATCAATGAATTTGGTGATGAAATGTGGCAGAAAACCCTTGGGGGCAGCTCCGATGAAGAAGCTCGGGCGGTTGTTCAGACGACAGATCTTGGATTCTTTATTACCGGAAATGTCCAAAATTCGACCAAAGGTTATGGTTCAAAAGACGCTTTGATTATAAAATTGGATAAAGATGGAAAAGAATTATCACAACTTATTTTGGGCGGAAAAGGTCTTGATGAAGTTGAAAAGATGATTCCAACTAAAGACGGAGGTGTTTTGGTAGGGATATACTCGAGAAGTACTATTGGAGGTTCAAAGAAAACTGAAAATTTTGGCGAGGGTGATTACTGGATCATCAAACTCAACAAAGAAGGAAAAGTAGAATGGGAAAAAAATTATGGCGGAAAAGGTGATGATCATTTAAGAACCTTAGCACTAACCTCAAACGGTTACATTATCGGTGGTGAATCCAGATCCGAAAGATCAGGCAATAAAACCGTGGGCATTGAAGAAGGCACCGATTTGTGGCTAATTTCACTGAATGAAAGAGGCGAAGAGATCTGGCAGAAATCTTTCAATTTCAAAAATCGAGATGTGCTAATGGGAATGAGTGTCCTGCATTCAGCCGATGATAAATCTTCAAAAGGAATTTTGCTCGGTGGATACACTCAGGCGGAAGGCAGAGTAGAAAGTGATGACGAAACATTTTGGATGCTATATATTGACCAGCAAGGGAATGAGATATGGAGAAAGTATGTGAAAGGAGAATCCAGAAAACGAGAAGAGAGACTTTCGGATATTAAATTAAACAGGGATGGCTCAATCATTCTTGTTGGAACTAGCGCCGAAGAACTTGGAAAAGAGAACTGGAAGATCATAAAGCTTGGGGATAGCCAGATCGACCAGTTGATTGTAAAACAAGACATCAAGATTTACCCAAATCCTGTAACCGATTATGCCTATGTAGAAACAGGATTCGAATTCAAAGAAGCAGACATCACTTTGTATGATATGGGTGGTAGACAGCTGCAGAACTTTAAAACCAAGAATAAGGTGACGAAGATCAATACCCAGAATTTGATTCAGGGAGTTTACCTGATTGCGATTAAAACCGACACTAATGAAACGGCAAATGTCAAATTGATCAAGAAATAA
- a CDS encoding RagB/SusD family nutrient uptake outer membrane protein: MKKINFIFLLSIICFCTTSCSKDWLEKKQDVKLIIPTTLNDLDMLLNTGFDYDGRGASEISSDEAEYSLDQFNALPYSFQRSLATWNVLQFEQMGANMDEWDIAYKQIQVCNVVLNSLQKISRAHANEILYDRIRGTALYHRSRQFLNLAMTFCKYYDPSTAKSNLGIPLKLSDDIDEPIFRASLEETYQRIVADLQSASTLLPVQKVSYTHIAKGGAYALLARTFLFMDRYSDAKMAADSSYSNHNFIEDYNSVNSSPSRPLNIQSKEMHIPVNPRMALGYPTVARINGELYNSYDVNDLRKILFFKREPDNKFSFRGHYLSALFSGTTTPEVLLISAECNARLGNFSKSMERLNLILEKRFRKGTFVPMQARTKDEALDIILSERRKELLTRCLRWQDLKRLNRDPRYAKTLQRAVGSQVFNLPPNDPRYVLPIPQYIINFNDIEQNKY, from the coding sequence ATGAAAAAGATAAATTTTATTTTCCTTTTAAGTATTATCTGTTTTTGCACAACGAGTTGTTCCAAAGATTGGCTGGAAAAAAAACAAGATGTCAAACTAATCATACCTACAACATTGAACGATTTAGATATGTTGTTAAATACTGGCTTTGACTATGATGGTCGTGGCGCTTCCGAAATTTCTTCGGATGAAGCAGAATATTCGTTAGATCAATTTAATGCACTTCCTTATTCATTTCAACGAAGCCTTGCTACATGGAATGTGTTACAATTTGAGCAGATGGGAGCTAATATGGATGAATGGGACATTGCATACAAACAAATTCAAGTGTGCAATGTAGTTCTTAATAGCTTGCAAAAAATTTCAAGGGCTCATGCTAACGAGATTTTATATGACAGGATTAGGGGTACAGCACTTTATCACCGTAGCAGGCAATTTCTGAATTTAGCTATGACATTTTGTAAATATTATGATCCGTCCACAGCAAAAAGTAATCTTGGTATACCACTCAAGCTTTCTGATGATATTGATGAACCTATTTTCAGGGCTTCTCTGGAAGAGACATATCAAAGAATTGTGGCTGATCTCCAATCAGCTTCTACATTATTGCCTGTGCAGAAGGTTTCTTATACCCATATAGCAAAAGGCGGTGCTTATGCTTTATTGGCACGCACATTTCTATTTATGGACAGATATTCTGATGCAAAAATGGCCGCTGATTCGAGCTACAGTAATCACAATTTTATTGAAGATTATAACTCCGTAAATAGTTCCCCAAGTCGACCGTTAAATATCCAAAGTAAAGAAATGCATATCCCAGTAAATCCCCGGATGGCTTTGGGGTATCCGACTGTAGCTCGAATTAATGGAGAATTATATAATAGTTATGATGTGAATGATTTGAGAAAGATTTTATTTTTTAAAAGAGAGCCAGACAATAAGTTTTCTTTTAGAGGACATTATCTTTCAGCTTTATTTTCAGGAACTACGACTCCAGAAGTATTGTTGATCAGTGCCGAATGCAATGCTAGACTAGGCAATTTTTCTAAATCAATGGAAAGACTTAATCTCATATTGGAAAAACGATTTAGGAAAGGAACTTTTGTTCCCATGCAGGCACGTACAAAAGATGAGGCATTGGACATAATTTTATCAGAAAGAAGAAAGGAACTCCTTACCAGATGTCTCCGTTGGCAAGATTTGAAGAGATTGAATAGAGATCCTCGCTATGCAAAAACGCTTCAACGGGCAGTAGGTTCACAGGTATTCAACTTACCTCCCAATGATCCAAGGTATGTATTACCGATTCCACAATACATTATCAACTTTAATGATATAGAACAAAACAAATACTAA
- a CDS encoding TlpA family protein disulfide reductase gives MKIQFLIIIFLNVITLPSIAQKLTKITGFVPEAKDSSWTVKVSVENKNSISANRYTFFETETQNGRFSFDFEIDKASLITLHINGYRLFFPGVYQVLIEPKDSLDFRVNNIKKLGLLDIEVTGKGCEKINFTKETTKATFKIFKTDPVYSKQTIQYKFETTDRKLSVIDSVYDFFRDNVSQQAKDIIKAITYHDVLDNLFVSATRSESDSLHYLFDKYIVKKSRMNVLLKKEVVNYFPYHVLGNYILLSEFRNPVKDVGYNFFWKRSLEYANLVEKYFGENIPIKEFLLADLTVKTLKKEMLSDSTKALHDFYNMNVKGNSIFYQEVQNFYNYFSRTLVSGVPFYRFELPDTAGNLHRLDDFKGKVVVMDFWFNGCVGCAQMTKVLDSLESQVSKNEVEFISVSIDTKKRWLDGIGRFSSVNSLQLYTNEKGSDHPLLKYLKFSSYPMLVLIDKKGNFAGIPPDPRSKSKEFVEFVNSF, from the coding sequence ATGAAAATTCAATTCCTTATAATAATATTTTTGAATGTAATTACGTTACCGTCAATTGCTCAAAAATTAACAAAGATTACCGGATTTGTTCCTGAAGCTAAAGATTCATCCTGGACGGTAAAAGTTTCAGTAGAAAATAAAAATTCAATTTCTGCAAATCGTTATACATTTTTTGAAACAGAAACTCAAAATGGTAGATTTTCTTTTGATTTCGAAATTGATAAAGCGAGTCTGATCACCTTGCATATCAATGGATACAGATTATTCTTTCCTGGAGTATATCAAGTTTTAATTGAGCCCAAAGATAGTCTTGATTTTAGAGTTAATAATATAAAGAAACTTGGTTTACTTGATATCGAAGTAACAGGGAAAGGATGTGAGAAAATCAATTTTACAAAAGAAACAACAAAAGCTACCTTTAAAATATTTAAAACAGACCCCGTATACTCGAAACAAACTATTCAATATAAATTTGAAACTACAGACCGGAAACTGAGTGTGATTGATTCGGTATATGATTTTTTCAGAGATAATGTGAGCCAGCAAGCAAAAGATATTATTAAAGCAATTACATATCATGATGTATTGGATAACCTTTTTGTTTCGGCTACAAGAAGTGAAAGTGATTCTTTACATTATTTATTTGATAAATACATTGTAAAAAAAAGTCGAATGAATGTCTTGCTAAAAAAGGAAGTTGTCAATTATTTTCCCTATCATGTTTTAGGTAATTATATCCTATTATCAGAGTTTAGAAATCCCGTCAAAGATGTAGGGTATAATTTTTTTTGGAAAAGATCATTGGAGTACGCGAACTTAGTTGAAAAATACTTTGGTGAAAATATTCCAATCAAAGAATTTTTATTAGCTGATCTAACTGTGAAGACGTTAAAAAAAGAGATGCTAAGTGATAGTACTAAAGCACTTCATGATTTTTACAATATGAATGTTAAAGGTAATAGTATCTTCTATCAGGAAGTGCAGAATTTTTACAACTACTTTTCAAGAACTCTTGTGTCAGGGGTACCATTTTATAGATTTGAATTACCTGATACTGCGGGAAATTTACACCGGTTGGATGATTTTAAGGGTAAAGTTGTTGTAATGGATTTTTGGTTCAATGGTTGTGTCGGATGCGCACAGATGACAAAGGTCTTAGACTCACTGGAATCACAAGTCTCAAAAAATGAAGTAGAATTTATTTCTGTCAGTATTGATACAAAAAAGAGGTGGCTTGATGGAATCGGAAGATTTTCTAGTGTAAACTCCCTCCAGCTTTATACCAACGAAAAGGGATCTGATCATCCTTTGCTTAAATATCTGAAATTCTCGTCTTATCCCATGCTGGTGCTAATTGATAAAAAAGGAAATTTTGCAGGTATCCCCCCTGATCCAAGAAGTAAAAGTAAGGAATTTGTTGAATTTGTAAATTCATTTTAA